CGAGCGCAGCACCGTGAAGCGGCGGATGCGGGTGGGGAGCGGCACGGGACCGCTCACGTCCGCCCCGGTGCGCCGGACCGTCTCCACGATCTTGCTCGCGGACTGGTCCAGCGCCTTGTGGTCGAAACCACGCAGTTTGATGCGAATCTTCGGGGCGACCATCCGGGTTACACCAGGACCTTGGTGACGACGCCGGCACCGACGGTGCGACCACCCTCGCGGATGGCGAAGCGCAGGCCCTCTTCCATCGCGATGGGCTTGATCAGTTCCACCGTGAAGGTCACGTTATCGCCCGGCATCACCATCTCCACCCCCTCGGCCAGTTCCACCACCCCCG
This window of the Deinococcus sp. YIM 134068 genome carries:
- the rpsJ gene encoding 30S ribosomal protein S10; this encodes MVAPKIRIKLRGFDHKALDQSASKIVETVRRTGADVSGPVPLPTRIRRFTVLRSPFKYKDSREHFEIRTHNRLVDIMNPTKKTIDSLMTLDLPTGVDIEIKTVGGRA